A window from Zingiber officinale cultivar Zhangliang chromosome 7A, Zo_v1.1, whole genome shotgun sequence encodes these proteins:
- the LOC122000882 gene encoding uncharacterized protein LOC122000882 isoform X2 — MGGYSITSKHYWSSTIYTGRYGYIIGTIWLLSGFLYACILVARRTSLLKMERKQKKELPCSKRHHVWAMVIGIILACLAIVASGIVLGGSSKFHSRVRSIKNIIVKTSQEASQTINNVTKAIGDMESVAAQYQYGSLEGSSYLNSRSQILNDEAANMQQKAEKSMHLVDRAIGILKMMTIFIIVPNLMVLLAVVVLRPLRVRLSRTFSLSIIFCWLLTFALWVFFGIYFFLSKFSADTCAAIEEYQQNPQNSTLSSILQCSEKLSANIFLHDIRQGIHDTIDQVNANISTAKSLSLPDLEYACNPFTGPPEYSYQPGNCSSNTIKIGDIPEILKKYTCWDDGGGGSCSHGEFFSPTEYTRVQVYTSSMQNILDGFPRMERLANCRLVRDAFSKILVEECKPLKYDVRLTWTAMTVLSAIMVALVLILISEPVYQDGSHSSDISVRPQPTSTVM, encoded by the exons ATGGGTGGCTACAGCATCACAAGCAAGCATTACTGGAGT TCTACAATTTATACAGGAAGATATGGGTACATAATTGGCACAATATGGCTTCTCAGTGGTTTTTTGTATGCTTGCATTCTTGTGGCACGAAGGACTAGTTTGCTCAAGATGGAAAGGAAGCAAAAGAAAGAACTCCCTTGTTCTAAGAGACACCATGTCTGGGCGATGGTGATTGGGATCATATTGGCATGCCTCGCCAT AGTAGCATCTGGTATTGTGCTTGGTGGAAGCTCTAAGTTTCATTCAAGAGTGCGATCAATCAAGAACATCATCGTAAAAACATCACAAGAGGCTTCACAAACCATAAACAATGTGACAAAAGCTATAGGCGACATGGAAAGTGTTGCAGCACAATATCAATATGGCAGCCTTGAAGGATCCAGCTATTTGAATTCCAGGTCTCAAATTCTTAATGACGAAGCTGCAAACATGCAGCAAAAGGCTGAGAAGAGCATGCACCTGGTCGATAGGGCAATTGGCATATT GAAAATGATGACCATCTTCATCATTGTGCCAAATCTTATGGTTCTTCTTgcagttgttg TCTTGAGGCCTCTGAGAGTAAGACTTAGCCGGACTTTTTCTCT GTCTATCATCTTTTGCTGGCTACTTACATTTGCCTTGTGGGTATTCTTTGGAATATATTTCTTCCTATCTAA GTTTTCTGCTGATACCTGTGCAGCAATTGAGGAATATCAACAaaatcctcaaaatagcaccttAAGCTCAATCCTACAATGCAGTGAGAAACTGTCAGCTAATATTTTTCTACATGATATCCGACAAGGAATCCATGATACCATTGACCAG GTGAATGCAAACATATCAACAGCGAAATCACTGTCTCTTCCAGATCTGGAGTATGCTTGCAACCCCTTTACTGGACCACCAGAGTATTCTTACCAACCAGGCAACTGTTCTTCCAACACAATCAAAATAGGAGATATTCCTGAG attttgaagaaatatACGTGCTGGGATGATGGTGGTGGTGGCTCTTGCAGCCATGGAGAATTTTTTTCACCAACCGAGTACACAAGAGTGCAAGTCTACACGAGCTCCATGCAGAATATACTTGATGGATTTCCTCGCATGGAGAGACTCGCGAATTGTCGGTTGGTTCGCGATGCGTTCTCCAAGATCCTTGTTGAAGAATGCAAACCATTGAAGTATGATGTTCGCTTGACATGGACTGCAATGACGGTTCTTTCAGCAATCATGGTAGCTCTTGTTTTGATTTTGATTTCTGAACCTGTTTACCAAGATGGATCGCATTCTTCTGATATCTCTGTCAGGCCTCAACCAACTTCTACAGTCATGTAG
- the LOC122000882 gene encoding uncharacterized protein LOC122000882 isoform X1, with amino-acid sequence MGLPMMCQFTMLVFSLASMLRCEAAVPATSFSNKEAVGLSVTETERVLIEDGNNAEVVGGLSARTQRVDPLNGFKKYMGGYSITSKHYWSSTIYTGRYGYIIGTIWLLSGFLYACILVARRTSLLKMERKQKKELPCSKRHHVWAMVIGIILACLAIVASGIVLGGSSKFHSRVRSIKNIIVKTSQEASQTINNVTKAIGDMESVAAQYQYGSLEGSSYLNSRSQILNDEAANMQQKAEKSMHLVDRAIGILKMMTIFIIVPNLMVLLAVVVLRPLRVRLSRTFSLSIIFCWLLTFALWVFFGIYFFLSKFSADTCAAIEEYQQNPQNSTLSSILQCSEKLSANIFLHDIRQGIHDTIDQVNANISTAKSLSLPDLEYACNPFTGPPEYSYQPGNCSSNTIKIGDIPEILKKYTCWDDGGGGSCSHGEFFSPTEYTRVQVYTSSMQNILDGFPRMERLANCRLVRDAFSKILVEECKPLKYDVRLTWTAMTVLSAIMVALVLILISEPVYQDGSHSSDISVRPQPTSTVM; translated from the exons ATGGGATTGCCAATGATGTGCCAATTTACGATGCTTGTGTTTTCCTTGGCCTCAATGTTAAGATGTGAAGCAGCAGTTCCAGCCACTTCTTTCAGCAATAAGGAGGCAGTTGGGCTTTCTGTCACTGAGACAG AAAGAGTTTTGATCGAAGACGGGAACAATGCAGAAGTTGTAGGAGGATTATCAGCAAGGACACAGAGAGTTGATCCTTTGAATGGCTTCAAAAAGTACATGGGTGGCTACAGCATCACAAGCAAGCATTACTGGAGT TCTACAATTTATACAGGAAGATATGGGTACATAATTGGCACAATATGGCTTCTCAGTGGTTTTTTGTATGCTTGCATTCTTGTGGCACGAAGGACTAGTTTGCTCAAGATGGAAAGGAAGCAAAAGAAAGAACTCCCTTGTTCTAAGAGACACCATGTCTGGGCGATGGTGATTGGGATCATATTGGCATGCCTCGCCAT AGTAGCATCTGGTATTGTGCTTGGTGGAAGCTCTAAGTTTCATTCAAGAGTGCGATCAATCAAGAACATCATCGTAAAAACATCACAAGAGGCTTCACAAACCATAAACAATGTGACAAAAGCTATAGGCGACATGGAAAGTGTTGCAGCACAATATCAATATGGCAGCCTTGAAGGATCCAGCTATTTGAATTCCAGGTCTCAAATTCTTAATGACGAAGCTGCAAACATGCAGCAAAAGGCTGAGAAGAGCATGCACCTGGTCGATAGGGCAATTGGCATATT GAAAATGATGACCATCTTCATCATTGTGCCAAATCTTATGGTTCTTCTTgcagttgttg TCTTGAGGCCTCTGAGAGTAAGACTTAGCCGGACTTTTTCTCT GTCTATCATCTTTTGCTGGCTACTTACATTTGCCTTGTGGGTATTCTTTGGAATATATTTCTTCCTATCTAA GTTTTCTGCTGATACCTGTGCAGCAATTGAGGAATATCAACAaaatcctcaaaatagcaccttAAGCTCAATCCTACAATGCAGTGAGAAACTGTCAGCTAATATTTTTCTACATGATATCCGACAAGGAATCCATGATACCATTGACCAG GTGAATGCAAACATATCAACAGCGAAATCACTGTCTCTTCCAGATCTGGAGTATGCTTGCAACCCCTTTACTGGACCACCAGAGTATTCTTACCAACCAGGCAACTGTTCTTCCAACACAATCAAAATAGGAGATATTCCTGAG attttgaagaaatatACGTGCTGGGATGATGGTGGTGGTGGCTCTTGCAGCCATGGAGAATTTTTTTCACCAACCGAGTACACAAGAGTGCAAGTCTACACGAGCTCCATGCAGAATATACTTGATGGATTTCCTCGCATGGAGAGACTCGCGAATTGTCGGTTGGTTCGCGATGCGTTCTCCAAGATCCTTGTTGAAGAATGCAAACCATTGAAGTATGATGTTCGCTTGACATGGACTGCAATGACGGTTCTTTCAGCAATCATGGTAGCTCTTGTTTTGATTTTGATTTCTGAACCTGTTTACCAAGATGGATCGCATTCTTCTGATATCTCTGTCAGGCCTCAACCAACTTCTACAGTCATGTAG